One region of Paucibacter aquatile genomic DNA includes:
- a CDS encoding RtcB family protein, whose protein sequence is MEQEQTQHIHEDVPGGVPLKMWTRGVPIEPEAKRQLTNAARLPIVFKHVAAMPDVHFGIGATVGSVIPTIKAIIPAAVGVDIGCGMMACKTTLRAEDLPDNLAPLRAAIERAVPHGRAPGNRDPGAWQKPPGSVDTAWAQLEPEFKEICRSYPKLDKTNHHKHLGTLGSGNHFIEVCLDEAGAVWFMLHSGSRGVGNAIGTMFIELAKKDAMRHQANLPDRDLAYFEEGSRYFGDYVRAVSWAQKYAAMNREVMMRRVIEAAKTVLHKNFQSHIEAVNCHHNYVQREQHFGEDVFVTRKGAVSAKAGQLGIIPGSMGARSFIVRGKGNPESFESCSHGAGRVMSRGDAKRSFTLADHRAATEGVECRKDKDVLDETPAAYKDIDAVMAAQADLVDVVHTLKQVVCVKG, encoded by the coding sequence ATGGAACAAGAACAAACTCAACATATCCACGAGGACGTCCCCGGCGGTGTGCCGCTGAAGATGTGGACGCGTGGCGTGCCCATCGAGCCCGAAGCCAAGCGCCAACTCACCAACGCGGCACGCCTGCCCATCGTCTTCAAGCATGTGGCTGCGATGCCGGACGTGCACTTCGGTATCGGCGCTACCGTGGGTTCGGTCATCCCGACCATCAAGGCCATCATTCCGGCCGCCGTGGGTGTGGACATCGGCTGCGGCATGATGGCCTGCAAGACCACGCTGCGCGCTGAGGACCTGCCCGACAACCTCGCCCCACTGCGCGCGGCGATTGAGCGAGCGGTGCCGCATGGACGCGCGCCAGGCAACCGTGACCCGGGTGCTTGGCAGAAGCCGCCAGGTTCTGTAGACACGGCTTGGGCGCAGCTCGAGCCTGAATTCAAGGAGATCTGCCGAAGCTATCCCAAGCTGGATAAAACCAACCACCACAAGCATCTGGGCACGCTCGGAAGCGGCAATCACTTCATTGAGGTCTGTCTCGACGAGGCTGGTGCCGTTTGGTTCATGCTGCACTCGGGCTCGCGAGGCGTGGGCAATGCCATCGGCACCATGTTCATCGAACTGGCCAAGAAGGACGCGATGCGCCACCAGGCCAATCTGCCGGATCGCGACCTGGCCTACTTTGAGGAAGGCAGCCGCTACTTCGGCGACTACGTGCGCGCCGTGAGCTGGGCACAGAAGTACGCCGCGATGAACCGAGAGGTCATGATGCGCCGCGTGATCGAAGCAGCGAAAACGGTGCTGCACAAGAACTTCCAGAGCCATATCGAGGCGGTGAACTGCCACCACAACTATGTGCAGCGCGAGCAGCACTTTGGCGAGGACGTATTCGTCACCCGCAAGGGCGCCGTGAGCGCCAAGGCTGGCCAACTGGGCATCATCCCAGGCAGCATGGGCGCGCGCAGCTTCATCGTGCGCGGCAAGGGCAATCCGGAGTCTTTCGAATCCTGCTCGCATGGCGCCGGCCGTGTCATGAGCCGTGGCGATGCCAAACGCAGCTTCACCTTGGCTGACCATCGTGCCGCCACTGAAGGTGTGGAATGCCGCAAGGACAAAGACGTTCTTGACGAGACGCCTGCAGCCTACAAGGACATTGACGCCGTCATGGCCGCGCAGGCGGATCTAGTCGACGTGGTGCATACCCTGAAGCAGGTGGTTTGTGTGAAGGGCTGA
- a CDS encoding slipin family protein, with amino-acid sequence MTIKRVNVKKNERGLLLRNGDFERVLQPGTHWLLSGLDRLQVELVAIGAPAFVHPLTDYLLAKEPAVVEAEFVRVELNATQVGLRSENGVLVELLPPETRRLYWKGLVDVQLEVIDLASTPELSPALTARLLQTQLRPRSITGLAGVLQVVVPEHGAGILWVDGKIERLLGAGSFAFWKFNRSVNVELVDLRLQSVEVTGQEILTRDKVALRLNLSATWRYSDVLSAYKALAKPAEHLYRELQLGLRAAVGTRSLDELLENKSVIDEVVTAQVKDKLAALGLELTSVGVKDIVLPGEMKTILAQVVEAGKAAEANVIRRREETAATRSLLNTAKVMEDNPVALRLKELETLERVAERIDKISVFGGLDQVLNGLVKLR; translated from the coding sequence ATGACGATCAAGCGTGTCAATGTGAAGAAGAACGAGCGCGGCCTGCTGCTGCGCAATGGCGACTTCGAGCGTGTGCTGCAACCTGGCACACATTGGCTCCTGTCTGGACTGGATCGGCTTCAGGTCGAACTGGTCGCCATCGGAGCTCCGGCTTTCGTGCACCCGCTGACGGACTACTTGCTGGCCAAAGAGCCGGCGGTGGTCGAGGCCGAGTTCGTTCGTGTTGAGTTGAATGCGACGCAGGTCGGCCTGCGCAGTGAGAACGGTGTGCTGGTTGAGCTGCTGCCGCCTGAAACCCGCCGGCTGTACTGGAAGGGCTTGGTGGATGTGCAGCTTGAGGTGATCGACCTGGCCAGCACCCCAGAACTGTCGCCTGCGCTCACCGCCCGCCTGTTGCAGACCCAGCTGCGTCCGCGCAGCATCACCGGCCTGGCTGGTGTGCTGCAGGTGGTCGTGCCGGAACACGGCGCGGGCATTCTGTGGGTCGACGGCAAGATCGAGCGCTTGCTCGGTGCGGGTTCGTTCGCCTTCTGGAAGTTCAACCGCAGTGTGAACGTGGAGCTGGTGGACCTGCGCTTGCAGTCCGTTGAAGTCACGGGCCAGGAAATCCTGACCCGAGACAAGGTGGCGCTGCGACTCAATCTCTCGGCCACCTGGCGCTATTCGGACGTGCTCAGCGCCTACAAGGCGCTGGCCAAGCCGGCCGAGCACCTGTACCGCGAACTGCAACTCGGCTTACGCGCTGCGGTGGGCACACGCTCGCTCGATGAGCTTCTTGAGAACAAGAGCGTCATCGATGAGGTCGTGACCGCCCAGGTCAAGGACAAGCTCGCCGCCCTCGGGCTCGAGCTGACCAGCGTCGGCGTCAAGGACATCGTGCTGCCGGGCGAGATGAAGACCATCCTCGCTCAGGTGGTGGAGGCCGGGAAAGCGGCCGAAGCCAACGTGATCCGCCGCCGCGAGGAAACCGCTGCAACGCGCTCGCTGCTGAACACCGCCAAGGTGATGGAGGACAACCCCGTCGCCCTGCGCCTCAAGGAACTGGAAACCCTGGAGCGTGTGGCGGAGCGCATTGACAAGATCTCCGTTTTCGGAGGTCTGGACCAGGTGCTCAACGGGCTCGTGAAGCTGCGTTGA
- a CDS encoding HNH endonuclease gives MHDVLQLDITGQPQAWISVEQGAVHVASRSVAWSLGDTPLAVLRGGMNVHSGLQSRIEVPAILALSGSSRLNLFEREPGFNKLKLIRRDRQTCAYCGDAHDLRELTVDHILPASRGGPLSWMNTVAACRACNARKADRTPEEAGMPLLFTPYVPSRFEDFLLKGRRIRADVHEWLAARLPKESRLS, from the coding sequence ATGCACGATGTATTGCAGTTGGACATCACCGGCCAGCCCCAGGCCTGGATCTCGGTCGAGCAGGGGGCGGTCCATGTGGCCTCCCGCTCCGTGGCCTGGTCGCTCGGTGATACGCCGCTGGCCGTCCTGCGCGGCGGCATGAACGTCCACTCCGGCCTTCAGTCCAGGATTGAAGTTCCAGCCATCCTGGCCTTGAGCGGCAGTTCGCGCTTGAACCTCTTCGAGCGAGAGCCGGGCTTCAACAAGCTCAAGCTGATCCGGCGTGACCGACAGACCTGTGCCTACTGTGGCGATGCGCATGACCTGCGCGAACTCACGGTCGACCACATCCTGCCGGCCTCGCGTGGCGGCCCTCTCAGCTGGATGAACACGGTCGCTGCCTGCCGCGCTTGCAATGCGCGCAAGGCCGACCGCACGCCGGAGGAGGCCGGGATGCCGCTGCTGTTCACGCCTTATGTGCCCAGCCGCTTCGAGGACTTCCTGCTCAAGGGCAGGCGGATTCGTGCGGACGTGCATGAGTGGCTGGCCGCACGGCTGCCGAAAGAATCGCGCCTGAGTTGA
- a CDS encoding cupin domain-containing protein, with protein MPFDPQQRYVHLAEDGHAIELPGGDAFWSLPAAQMEAFDLGWLVTEFECSEDWPNWERHPEGDEYVYLLTGSVQLLLELPDGLQTLSLEGRAAVLVPRGVWHTARVSSPSRLLHITRGRGSEHRPVRADAALTMAS; from the coding sequence ATGCCCTTCGACCCGCAACAGCGCTATGTCCACCTGGCCGAAGACGGCCATGCCATCGAGTTGCCCGGTGGCGATGCCTTCTGGAGCTTGCCTGCCGCACAGATGGAGGCGTTCGACCTCGGCTGGTTGGTCACTGAGTTCGAGTGCAGCGAGGACTGGCCCAATTGGGAGCGCCACCCTGAGGGCGATGAGTACGTCTACCTGCTCACCGGTTCCGTTCAGCTGCTGCTGGAACTGCCCGATGGCCTGCAGACCCTCTCCTTGGAAGGGCGAGCTGCCGTGCTCGTGCCCCGGGGTGTCTGGCACACGGCGCGGGTGAGCAGTCCCAGCCGCTTGTTGCACATCACGCGCGGCCGGGGCAGCGAGCACCGGCCGGTGCGTGCGGACGCTGCGCTGACCATGGCCAGTTGA
- a CDS encoding type 2 periplasmic-binding domain-containing protein has protein sequence MSDRRRILLALAGSSLLTVPPLRAQALPGTGTGKGVSFPVADPREDPRRVYPLQLLQLVLEQSGREPRVEERYHYTQLRAMAELRQGRLDVTMVTRRDLPASEGLVVPIPLRRGLLGLRLLLCRAERAQTLSQLRDLSELKALGLGYGVDWTDRPVFERLGFKVVSASNYAGLFGMLQARRSDYLSRGLNEIWEELANGKLVGAGLAVVPGLGLRYPLDDYFVVRPDEPELAEALHLGLQNALRNGSYQRLFDEHFSQALRRAALHERRLLRVDGYPEDELVELAQQQLLAPLSGKLKKT, from the coding sequence ATGAGCGATCGTCGCCGCATCCTCCTGGCCCTGGCCGGCAGCAGCCTGCTCACGGTGCCGCCTCTGCGGGCCCAGGCCTTACCGGGCACTGGCACGGGCAAGGGTGTGAGCTTTCCCGTGGCCGACCCGCGCGAGGACCCGCGACGCGTCTACCCCTTGCAGCTGTTGCAGCTGGTGCTGGAGCAGTCAGGCCGCGAGCCGCGCGTCGAGGAGCGCTACCACTACACCCAGCTACGCGCCATGGCCGAGCTGCGCCAGGGCCGCCTGGATGTCACCATGGTCACGCGCCGCGACCTGCCGGCCAGCGAAGGCTTGGTCGTGCCCATTCCGCTGCGGCGCGGCCTGCTGGGCCTGCGCCTGCTGCTCTGTCGCGCCGAGCGCGCACAGACTCTGTCCCAGCTGCGCGACCTGTCCGAGCTCAAGGCCCTGGGCCTGGGTTATGGCGTCGACTGGACCGATCGCCCCGTGTTCGAGCGCCTGGGCTTCAAGGTCGTCAGCGCCTCCAACTACGCCGGCTTGTTCGGCATGCTGCAGGCGCGGCGCAGCGATTACCTCTCGCGCGGCCTGAACGAAATTTGGGAAGAGCTGGCCAATGGCAAGCTGGTGGGCGCTGGCCTCGCGGTGGTGCCGGGCCTGGGCCTGCGCTACCCGCTGGACGACTATTTCGTCGTGCGCCCGGACGAGCCCGAGCTGGCCGAAGCCCTGCACCTGGGCCTGCAGAATGCCCTGCGCAACGGCAGCTACCAGCGCCTGTTCGATGAGCATTTCAGCCAGGCCCTGCGCCGCGCCGCCCTGCACGAACGCCGCCTGCTGCGCGTGGACGGCTACCCCGAGGACGAACTGGTGGAGCTGGCCCAGCAACAGCTGCTGGCTCCCCTGAGCGGCAAGCTCAAGAAGACCTGA